One Paraburkholderia kururiensis DNA window includes the following coding sequences:
- a CDS encoding DUF1254 domain-containing protein → MIKNRREPYSFQWTCAALAGLAFLAGCASAPAPTEKSTGWVKDEVSDSYVFGYPLVVMDIARDAAVGSGPGQAPVNTLRHAQALPPVGAANPTMPSLDTFDSTGWLDVADEPVIVSLPDSRGRYVDARALDMWTNVVWSTGDAGATRVTGIKAQTVAFAAAGWKGDLPAGVKRIDVPTRYVWLAVRIQTARGRELAAVRKLQRAIRVVPLSAYTGDARPAAQTARSNGAATDSAATVNPVVRAAALDANGFFSRLAQALPDNPPAPDDPHALKILSDLGVTPGQPVALPAAASDAVAAGFSDGRDRVATAPSNLLSANGWSWAGDNAGAYGSDYALRAYTAFTELGLGTKDDEVRAVVLQDSDGHALNGANRYVIHFAAKQLPPVRGFWSITAYTKDGALGESAPAHVSLSDRNGLRRSRDGSVDVYVSAVGSKKMPNWVPAPRSDFKLVLRLYAPKPQATDGSWEPPAVERQ, encoded by the coding sequence ATGATAAAAAATCGTCGCGAACCCTACTCGTTTCAATGGACCTGCGCTGCGCTCGCAGGCCTTGCCTTTCTGGCGGGATGCGCTTCCGCGCCCGCGCCCACCGAAAAAAGCACCGGCTGGGTCAAGGACGAAGTGTCCGACTCTTATGTGTTCGGCTATCCGCTCGTCGTCATGGACATTGCGCGCGACGCCGCCGTGGGCAGCGGGCCGGGCCAGGCGCCCGTCAACACGCTGCGCCACGCACAGGCGCTGCCGCCCGTCGGCGCCGCGAATCCGACCATGCCGAGCCTCGACACCTTCGATTCCACGGGCTGGCTCGACGTCGCAGATGAACCCGTCATCGTCTCTCTGCCCGATTCGCGCGGCCGTTACGTGGATGCCCGCGCGCTCGACATGTGGACGAACGTGGTCTGGTCCACCGGCGACGCCGGTGCTACCCGCGTGACCGGCATCAAGGCGCAGACCGTCGCGTTTGCCGCGGCCGGCTGGAAGGGCGACCTGCCGGCAGGCGTGAAGCGCATCGACGTGCCCACCCGCTACGTGTGGCTCGCGGTGCGCATCCAGACCGCGCGTGGTCGCGAACTTGCCGCCGTGCGCAAGCTGCAGCGTGCCATCCGCGTGGTGCCGCTTTCGGCGTACACCGGCGACGCGCGTCCCGCAGCGCAGACGGCGCGCAGCAACGGGGCCGCCACGGACTCCGCCGCTACCGTGAACCCCGTGGTTCGGGCTGCGGCACTCGACGCGAACGGATTCTTCAGCCGCCTCGCGCAGGCGCTGCCCGACAATCCGCCGGCCCCCGACGACCCGCACGCGCTCAAGATTCTCTCGGACCTCGGCGTGACGCCGGGGCAGCCTGTGGCGCTGCCCGCAGCGGCGAGCGATGCGGTGGCCGCCGGTTTCAGCGACGGCCGCGACCGCGTGGCGACGGCGCCGTCGAACCTGCTCTCGGCCAACGGCTGGAGCTGGGCCGGCGACAACGCGGGCGCGTACGGCTCGGACTACGCGCTGCGTGCCTACACGGCTTTCACCGAACTGGGCCTCGGAACGAAAGACGACGAAGTGCGCGCGGTCGTTTTGCAGGACAGCGACGGCCACGCGCTGAACGGCGCGAACCGCTACGTGATCCACTTCGCCGCGAAGCAGTTGCCGCCGGTGCGTGGCTTCTGGTCCATTACGGCGTACACGAAGGACGGCGCGCTCGGCGAAAGCGCCCCGGCGCACGTTTCGCTGAGCGACCGCAACGGCCTGCGGCGCAGCCGCGACGGTTCTGTGGACGTGTACGTCTCTGCAGTGGGTTCGAAGAAGATGCCCAACTGGGTGCCCGCGCCGCGCAGCGACTTCAAGCTCGTGCTGCGGCTCTACGCGCCGAAGCCGCAGGCCACGGACGGCAGCTGGGAGCCGCCCGCCGTCGAGCGGCAATAA
- a CDS encoding heavy metal translocating P-type ATPase: MTDLSTDLPTEARAEPAVSELEITGMTCASCATRVEKALAKVPGVMRASVNLATEKATVETDRAVAPDALVAAVKNAGYGAAPLSTDVAELAIGGMTCAACATRVEKALARVPGVAGASVNLATERATVNLRGPASASELDALVAAVQKAGYEATPIVETEAPPAADGTDRARAVVRRELAWVVMSALLTLPLIVPMVAAWLGADVMLPALLQLALASVVQFVFGARFYRAAWKAVRAGAGNMDLLVALGTSAAYGVSVYQMVVHPDDAMHLYFEASAVVITLVRFGKWLEARAKRQTTDAIRALNALRPDRARIRMGSEEREVPLAQVRVGTVVVVRPGERVPVDGAVLEGRTHIDESLITGESLPVPKQPSDPVTAGSINGEGAIAVKTTAIGAETTLARIIRLVETAQAGKAPIQRLVDRVSAVFVPAILVVAAVTLGGWLLAGASAETAILNAVAVLVIACPCALGLATPAAIMAGTGVAARQGVLIKDAEALEIAHRINVVAFDKTGTLTVGQPSVTAFEPAPETSADAALALAAAVQRQSDHPLAKAVVRRWEAAGGGAHEPPLPTAHARAVLGRGVEAEVNGQRIAIGSGVWLDELGVAIPAALAARAAELEHAGQTVSWLFSYDAAASSRPTPAPKSKPQPGAVLALIGFGDTVKPSARAAVAQLRRLGIRSVLITGDNQGSAAAVASHLGIDEVHARVLPDDKARVIGDLKIRTAGIVAMAGDGINDAPALAAADLGIAMATGTDVAMHAAGITLMRGDPLLVAAAIDISRRTWRKIQQNLFWAFVYNLIGIPLAAFGLLNPMLAGAAMAFSSVSVVTNALLLRAWRPRRQA; the protein is encoded by the coding sequence ATGACCGATCTCTCCACCGATCTTCCCACCGAGGCGCGCGCCGAACCCGCGGTGTCGGAGCTGGAAATTACCGGCATGACCTGCGCGAGCTGCGCCACGCGCGTCGAGAAGGCGCTGGCGAAGGTGCCGGGCGTCATGCGCGCGTCCGTGAATCTCGCCACGGAAAAAGCCACCGTCGAGACCGACCGCGCGGTGGCGCCCGATGCGCTCGTGGCCGCCGTCAAGAATGCCGGCTACGGCGCCGCGCCGCTTTCCACCGATGTCGCCGAATTGGCCATCGGCGGCATGACCTGCGCGGCTTGCGCCACGCGCGTCGAAAAGGCGCTGGCGCGGGTGCCCGGCGTGGCGGGCGCCTCGGTGAACCTCGCGACGGAACGCGCCACCGTCAATCTGCGCGGCCCGGCAAGCGCGAGCGAACTCGACGCGCTGGTCGCCGCGGTGCAGAAGGCCGGCTACGAGGCGACGCCGATCGTGGAAACCGAAGCACCGCCCGCCGCCGACGGCACGGACCGCGCGCGCGCCGTCGTGCGTCGCGAACTGGCCTGGGTCGTGATGTCGGCGTTGCTAACCCTGCCGCTGATCGTGCCCATGGTTGCCGCCTGGCTGGGCGCGGACGTGATGCTCCCCGCGCTGCTCCAACTGGCGCTCGCGAGCGTCGTGCAATTCGTGTTCGGCGCACGGTTCTACCGTGCCGCCTGGAAGGCCGTGCGCGCCGGCGCCGGCAACATGGACCTGCTCGTCGCGCTCGGCACGTCGGCGGCGTATGGCGTGAGCGTCTACCAGATGGTTGTCCATCCGGACGATGCCATGCATCTGTACTTCGAAGCCTCCGCGGTGGTCATCACGCTGGTGCGCTTCGGCAAATGGCTGGAAGCACGCGCCAAGCGCCAGACCACGGACGCCATCCGCGCGCTCAACGCGCTGCGCCCCGACCGCGCCCGCATCCGGATGGGCAGCGAGGAACGCGAGGTGCCGCTCGCGCAGGTGCGCGTGGGCACGGTGGTCGTAGTGCGGCCCGGCGAGCGCGTGCCGGTGGACGGCGCCGTGCTGGAGGGCCGCACGCATATCGACGAGTCGCTGATTACGGGCGAAAGCCTGCCCGTGCCGAAGCAACCAAGCGACCCCGTCACGGCGGGCTCGATCAACGGCGAAGGCGCCATCGCGGTCAAGACCACAGCGATTGGCGCGGAGACCACGCTCGCCCGCATCATCCGTCTGGTCGAAACGGCGCAGGCCGGCAAGGCGCCCATCCAGCGGCTCGTGGACCGCGTGAGCGCCGTCTTCGTGCCCGCGATTCTCGTGGTGGCCGCCGTGACGCTGGGCGGCTGGCTACTCGCGGGCGCGTCTGCCGAGACCGCGATCCTCAACGCCGTAGCGGTGCTCGTGATTGCTTGCCCGTGCGCGCTCGGGCTCGCCACGCCGGCCGCGATCATGGCCGGTACCGGCGTGGCCGCGCGCCAGGGCGTGCTGATCAAAGATGCCGAGGCGCTCGAAATCGCGCATCGCATCAACGTGGTCGCCTTCGACAAAACCGGCACGCTGACGGTCGGGCAGCCCAGCGTCACGGCCTTCGAGCCCGCGCCCGAAACGTCCGCCGACGCAGCACTAGCGCTTGCCGCCGCCGTTCAGCGTCAGAGCGACCATCCGCTCGCGAAAGCGGTGGTGCGTCGCTGGGAGGCCGCTGGCGGCGGCGCTCACGAGCCGCCTCTGCCGACCGCTCACGCGCGCGCGGTGCTGGGCCGCGGCGTGGAAGCCGAGGTGAACGGCCAGCGCATCGCCATCGGCAGCGGCGTCTGGCTGGATGAACTCGGTGTGGCGATCCCCGCTGCGCTGGCTGCGCGCGCGGCCGAACTGGAGCACGCGGGGCAGACCGTTTCGTGGCTCTTCTCGTATGACGCTGCTGCTTCGTCGCGGCCGACGCCCGCGCCGAAGTCCAAGCCGCAGCCCGGCGCCGTGCTCGCGCTGATCGGCTTCGGCGACACCGTGAAGCCGTCCGCACGCGCCGCCGTCGCGCAACTGCGGCGCCTCGGCATTCGCAGCGTGCTGATCACGGGCGACAACCAGGGCAGCGCAGCGGCGGTGGCCAGCCATCTCGGCATCGACGAGGTTCACGCGCGCGTGCTGCCCGACGACAAGGCCCGCGTGATCGGCGACCTCAAAATCCGCACCGCAGGCATCGTGGCCATGGCCGGCGACGGCATCAACGACGCGCCCGCCCTAGCCGCAGCCGACCTCGGCATCGCCATGGCTACCGGCACGGACGTCGCCATGCACGCGGCGGGCATCACGCTGATGCGCGGCGACCCGCTGCTCGTCGCCGCCGCCATCGACATCTCGCGGCGCACCTGGCGCAAGATCCAGCAGAACCTCTTCTGGGCCTTCGTCTACAACCTGATCGGCATTCCGCTCGCCGCTTTCGGGCTGCTCAATCCGATGCTCGCGGGCGCCGCAATGGCGTTCTCCAGCGTGAGCGTCGTCACAAACGCCTTGCTGCTGCGCGCCTGGCGCCCCCGGCGTCAGGCTTAA
- a CDS encoding methyl-accepting chemotaxis protein yields the protein MKVLFPRGMSVGARLAALSCVLVASIFVVFTWALTHTAGQQVSRQVLARIDDRDRAVAAMIHLFDDALSAEVGRSMSLFASFLPGEISVDESQKVDVNGVATPTMKAGDKVLNLDFTIPDQFLAKSGAIATVFVRSGDDFVRVTTSLKKQDGSRAIGTLLDRKGPAYGPVLAGRTFTGLAPLFGKRYITQYKPVTDASGRVIGALFVGVDVGAQIQSVEDGVRQMKIGNSGYYFVVDASKGPNNGSFIVHPAATGQHFDDANAPYSQMLDAKEGRITYTSADATLGETSPREKSVSFITVPEWQWLVGGVAIRDEVMADVTATRDRFAALGFALVIAFAVIFLVAARRLVSRPLDEAAKAAARLAAGDLSVRLAHGGARVGHCVTAADAPGAPASHGRVDEIGRLMHAIDGIGEGLARIVTQVRHASSDMADGTARIAATSGEIASRIATQASSVEETAASMEQITSTVQQNADHAARANSVVGTAADAALNGGRAVERVVATMSDINRSSQKIADITNMIEGIAFQTNILALNAAVEAARAGDHGKGFAVVAAEVRALAQRSAAAAKEIDAVIAESAATVQSGYRIAEEASSTMQGIVERVDEVRHIIADISVASREQSGGIEQVNLAVTQIGEATQQNASMVSEAENAAAGLRDQAAQLAQLVSVFKVDPQARG from the coding sequence ATGAAAGTTCTGTTCCCGCGCGGCATGAGTGTCGGTGCGCGGCTCGCCGCGTTATCCTGCGTTCTGGTGGCGTCGATATTCGTCGTCTTCACGTGGGCGCTCACCCACACGGCCGGCCAGCAGGTGAGCCGCCAGGTGCTCGCCCGCATCGACGACCGCGACCGCGCCGTCGCCGCGATGATCCACCTCTTCGACGACGCGCTTTCCGCCGAAGTGGGCCGCTCGATGTCGCTCTTCGCCAGCTTCCTGCCGGGCGAGATCAGCGTCGACGAATCCCAGAAAGTGGACGTGAACGGCGTCGCCACGCCGACGATGAAGGCCGGCGACAAAGTGCTGAACCTCGATTTCACGATTCCCGATCAGTTCCTCGCGAAGAGCGGCGCCATCGCCACCGTCTTCGTGCGCAGCGGCGACGACTTCGTGCGCGTCACCACCTCGCTCAAGAAGCAGGACGGTTCGCGCGCCATCGGTACGCTGCTGGACCGCAAAGGTCCCGCGTATGGCCCTGTGCTCGCGGGCCGCACGTTCACCGGCCTCGCGCCGCTCTTCGGCAAGCGCTATATCACGCAATACAAGCCGGTCACGGACGCGTCGGGCCGCGTGATCGGCGCGCTGTTCGTGGGCGTGGACGTGGGCGCGCAGATTCAATCGGTGGAAGACGGCGTCCGGCAGATGAAGATCGGCAACAGCGGCTACTACTTCGTGGTGGACGCGTCGAAGGGGCCGAACAACGGCAGTTTCATCGTTCACCCGGCCGCCACAGGCCAGCACTTCGACGACGCGAACGCGCCCTACTCGCAGATGCTCGACGCGAAGGAAGGCCGCATCACGTATACGTCCGCCGACGCGACGCTCGGCGAAACCAGTCCGCGCGAAAAGAGCGTCTCGTTCATCACCGTGCCGGAATGGCAGTGGCTGGTGGGCGGCGTCGCGATTCGCGACGAAGTGATGGCCGACGTGACCGCGACGCGCGACCGCTTCGCCGCCTTGGGCTTCGCGCTCGTGATCGCGTTCGCCGTGATCTTCCTCGTGGCCGCGCGCAGGCTCGTGAGCCGACCGCTCGACGAGGCGGCCAAGGCGGCGGCGCGCCTTGCGGCCGGGGACTTAAGCGTACGCCTGGCACATGGCGGCGCTCGCGTGGGACACTGCGTCACTGCCGCCGACGCTCCCGGTGCACCCGCTTCGCATGGTCGCGTGGACGAGATCGGACGGCTCATGCACGCCATAGATGGCATCGGCGAAGGGCTCGCGCGCATCGTCACGCAGGTGCGCCACGCGTCGTCCGATATGGCGGACGGCACCGCACGCATCGCCGCGACGAGCGGCGAGATCGCTTCGCGTATCGCCACCCAGGCAAGCAGCGTGGAAGAAACGGCCGCAAGCATGGAACAGATCACCTCGACGGTTCAGCAGAACGCCGACCACGCGGCACGCGCGAACTCCGTGGTGGGCACCGCCGCGGACGCCGCGCTGAACGGCGGGCGCGCCGTGGAGCGTGTGGTGGCCACGATGAGCGATATCAACCGGTCGTCGCAGAAGATCGCCGACATCACGAACATGATCGAAGGCATCGCGTTCCAGACCAATATCCTCGCGCTCAACGCGGCCGTGGAAGCGGCCCGCGCGGGCGATCACGGCAAGGGCTTCGCAGTGGTCGCCGCGGAAGTTCGCGCGCTCGCGCAGCGCAGCGCGGCGGCCGCGAAAGAGATCGACGCGGTCATCGCCGAATCCGCTGCGACCGTGCAAAGCGGCTACCGCATTGCCGAAGAAGCGAGCTCGACGATGCAGGGCATTGTCGAGCGCGTGGACGAAGTGCGCCACATCATCGCGGACATCAGCGTTGCGTCGCGCGAGCAGTCGGGCGGCATCGAGCAGGTAAATCTGGCGGTCACGCAGATCGGCGAGGCGACGCAGCAGAATGCGTCGATGGTCTCCGAAGCCGAAAACGCCGCCGCCGGCTTGCGCGACCAGGCGGCACAGCTTGCGCAACTGGTGAGCGTGTTCAAGGTGGACCCGCAGGCGCGCGGCTGA
- a CDS encoding porin has product MKKKISFALATAGAFAASAAHAQSSVTLYGLIDAGIMYTNNVVSGKTSGPLWQATSGNINGSRFGVRGSEDLGGGLKALFVLENGFNVQSGKLGQDSRLFGRQAYVGLSSSQFGTLTLGRQYDSLVDYVAPLSATAGTFGDASFAHPFDNDNLNHSLRISNAVKFASNDYAGIKFGGLYAFSNNTDFAMNRAYSFGASYTNGPLSVAGGFLQINGSKGATASSPGAVDLAESTANGKGGFALGADRMRSFGGGINYAFGPFVTGFVYTRSEYENSGSFGSTGGTVSFNNFEVNGKYAVTPALSLGLAYTYTNGHVDNTSTFGADPKWHQVDFQTVYKLSKRTDVYLEAMYQHASGKNYVAFINTAGGASSTANQVVGTVGMRTRF; this is encoded by the coding sequence GTGAAGAAAAAGATTTCGTTTGCGCTTGCGACGGCGGGCGCATTCGCCGCATCGGCCGCGCACGCACAGAGCTCGGTCACGCTCTACGGGTTGATCGATGCCGGCATCATGTACACGAACAACGTCGTGAGCGGCAAGACGAGCGGGCCGCTCTGGCAAGCCACGAGCGGCAACATCAACGGCAGCCGTTTCGGCGTGCGCGGCAGCGAAGACCTGGGCGGTGGTCTCAAAGCGCTGTTCGTCCTCGAAAACGGCTTCAACGTACAAAGCGGCAAGCTCGGCCAGGACAGCCGTCTGTTCGGACGCCAGGCCTATGTCGGTCTTTCGAGCAGCCAGTTCGGCACGCTGACGCTGGGCCGCCAGTACGACTCGCTCGTCGACTATGTGGCGCCGCTCTCGGCTACCGCCGGCACTTTCGGCGACGCCAGCTTTGCGCACCCATTCGACAACGACAACCTGAACCACTCGCTGCGTATCAGCAACGCGGTCAAGTTCGCGAGCAACGACTACGCGGGCATCAAGTTCGGCGGGCTCTACGCGTTCTCGAACAACACGGACTTCGCGATGAATCGCGCCTACAGCTTCGGCGCAAGCTATACGAACGGTCCGCTTTCCGTAGCGGGCGGCTTCCTGCAGATCAATGGCTCGAAGGGCGCCACGGCAAGCAGCCCGGGGGCCGTGGACCTGGCTGAATCGACGGCGAACGGCAAGGGCGGCTTCGCCCTCGGCGCGGACCGTATGCGCTCCTTCGGCGGCGGCATCAACTATGCGTTCGGACCGTTCGTGACGGGCTTCGTCTACACGCGCAGCGAGTACGAGAATTCGGGCTCCTTCGGTTCGACGGGCGGCACCGTGAGCTTCAACAACTTCGAAGTGAACGGCAAGTATGCCGTCACACCGGCGTTGAGCTTGGGCCTCGCATACACGTACACGAACGGGCACGTGGACAACACGTCGACGTTCGGCGCGGACCCGAAGTGGCACCAGGTCGACTTCCAGACGGTCTACAAGCTCTCGAAGCGCACGGACGTCTACCTCGAAGCGATGTACCAGCACGCCTCGGGCAAGAACTACGTCGCGTTCATCAATACGGCAGGCGGCGCGTCTTCGACGGCGAACCAGGTGGTCGGTACGGTGGGCATGCGCACGCGGTTCTGA